CTTATTAAAAGTATCCACACGAGTGTAGAAATGTGGCTGATTGATAAACAAAATAAATTAACGTTAAAACAACCAGGTCGTTACGATGTGAAGCAAACGAGAAACTACCACTATTTATCATTTTTGCCTTTTTCTAGTCCGGTCGAACAGTTAACAATAGAAGGTGTGAAATATCCGTTACAAAATGAAACGTTAACTTGGGGAAATTCCCTTTGTATTAGCAATGAAATTGTAGCAAATAAAGCAACCTTTTCCTTTACAGATGGGCTATTGCTCATTTTGCAAAGTAAAGATGAAAAGCAATGATATTTTTGTCCATTCATGAATAGAGTAATAGTACGAAGTTCATTTTATCCCTCATGAACGAGCAGTAAGACCACCGCTTTAAGCAAAGAAACAGATAAGCGAAAGGTTCAATTGTTCGTAAAAGATGGAACCCATCGATGGTGTAAGATGGCTATATTGTGAGCGAGTAATCAGAGGAGGATCGGGATATGAAGTTTTATACGATTAAATTACCTAGATTTCTCGGTGGATTCATTCGTGTTATTTTAAATTCTTTTAAAAAAGAAGCTTAACAAAAAAGCATCCTATCTATTAGGATGCTTTTTTGTGTATGGATTAAACACGCTCTACTTTACCTGATTTTAATGCTCGAGCAGAAACGTACACGCGTTTAGGTTTTCCATTCACAAGAATACGAACTTTTTGAACGTTTGCACCCCATTTACGTTTCGAAGCGTTTAAAGCGTGAGAACGAGCATTACCAGTGCGAGGTCCTTTACCAGTTACTACACATTTACGTGCCATAAAATGTCCCTCCTCTTTTACGACATCGTCGTTTATTTAGACGATAAAAACCGTTTTTGTAAAAATACTAATTTATCTTATCATGTGATAACTAGAATTGCAAATACCATTTCAAGAATAATTACTTGACAAATGAATCAAAGTAATGCTAACTATGAGATGGTTATGTTTTTATTTGTTACTTCCAAAGCTTGCCTTCAAAATTTAAGCATCTTATAGTAAAATATTTTTAACCCCCATGAATGGGTGAAAAAACGTCGCCCCTCTTAACTGCCTAGTGAAGAGGTTGGAATTTTTTTCTGTTCGCTTAATTCCATTTACAGATAAGAATGCTTTACGAGAAGTGCCAAGCGCAACCGGCGTAGGAATAAGTTTCTTGATAACAACGATAAATATTACGTTTTCTATCAAGTGCCTTATTCCTGCGTCGGGTGACCAAGCGCCCTGCGCCTTTTTATGTAAAAGATAGATAGGTTCTTCTTGCTGTTTGCGATGAAAGATTTTTCGTAAATAGAAGATTTCGTTATCCATCGGTTTTAAAACCAAAGGAGGATTGAATATGTCCATCGAAATGAAAACAGAATTTGGTGAAATCGAAGTATCCAATAATGTGATTGCAACAATTGCGGGTGGAGCTGCGGTTGTTGTTTATGGTATTGTCGGCATGGCATCACAAAAACAATTAAAAGATGGAATTTCCGAGTTATTAAAAAAAGAAAATTTTCAAAAAGGGATTATCGTTCGTCAAGAAGAGGATAGTGTACATATCGATATGTATATTATTGTAAGCTATGGTACAAAAATTTCTGAAGTCGCACACAATGTGCAAGAAAAAGTAAAGTATACATTACAGCAAACGCTTGGCTTAAACGTTGATTCAGTCAACATTTATGTGCAAGGCGTTCGGGTGACGAATCCTTAGGTAGGAGGAAGACAAAAGTGACACTCACTAGATTAAACGGTAAAATGTTCGGACAAATGGTCGCATACGGTGCAAAACATTTGTCTGACAATGCAAACATGATTGATGCGTTAAACGTATTTCCTGTACCAGACGGAGATACAGGAACAAATATGAATTTATCCATGACGCAAGGTGCAAAAGAAGTGCAAAATAACCCAAATGAACATGTTGGGAAAGTAGCTAGTCTTTTAGCTCGTGGTCTTTTAATGGGCGCTCGTGGTAATTCAGGAGTAATCTTATCGCAATTATTCCGTGGATTTTCTAAAATGATTGCAGACGAAGAAACTATTACGTCCATGCAACTAGCAAAAGCTTTTGAAGCGGGTGTAGAAACAGCCTATAAAGCTGTTATGAAGCCAGTAGAGGGAACGATTTTAACAGTTGCAAAAAAAGCAGCAAAAAAAGGAATCAGCGTAGCGAAACACGAAGATGATATCGTGGTTGTAATGGAAGAAATTTTACAAGCTGCGCAAATTGCTTTAGATCAAACACCAGAGTTTTTGCCAGTTTTAAAAGAAGTTGGGGTAGTAGATAGCGGTGGACAAGGATTAGTAACAATTTACGAA
The genomic region above belongs to Massilibacterium senegalense and contains:
- the spoVM gene encoding stage V sporulation protein SpoVM; translated protein: MKFYTIKLPRFLGGFIRVILNSFKKEA
- the rpmB gene encoding 50S ribosomal protein L28; the protein is MARKCVVTGKGPRTGNARSHALNASKRKWGANVQKVRILVNGKPKRVYVSARALKSGKVERV
- a CDS encoding Asp23/Gls24 family envelope stress response protein — its product is MSIEMKTEFGEIEVSNNVIATIAGGAAVVVYGIVGMASQKQLKDGISELLKKENFQKGIIVRQEEDSVHIDMYIIVSYGTKISEVAHNVQEKVKYTLQQTLGLNVDSVNIYVQGVRVTNP